From the Clostridiales bacterium FE2011 genome, one window contains:
- the aepY gene encoding phosphonopyruvate decarboxylase has product MNVEKLVKIIGSDFYTGVPDSQLKALCNYLMAAYGIDPKHHIIAANEGNCTALAAGYHLATGKVPVVYMQNSGEGNIINPVASLLNDKVYAIPVVFIVGWRGEPGIHDEPQHIYQGEVTIKLLEDMDIATFIIGKDTTDEEVEEAMESFRAVLATGKDVAFVIRKGALTNAPKVEYKNNNTMVREKIIQHIVKASGEDPIVSTTGKASRELFETRVANGQSHKYDFLTVGSMGHSSSIALGVAINKPEQKIWCVDGDGAVLMHMGAMAVMGVNKPKNLVHVVINNGAHETVGGMPTVAGSVDLVGIAKACGYPYAVRVDSFEKLDKELQAAKERNELSMIEVACSIGAREDLGRPTTTARENKQNFMTYLSTL; this is encoded by the coding sequence ATGAACGTTGAGAAATTGGTAAAAATTATTGGCTCTGATTTCTATACCGGTGTTCCGGACAGTCAGCTCAAAGCACTGTGCAATTATCTGATGGCAGCCTATGGTATAGATCCGAAGCATCATATCATTGCCGCAAATGAGGGCAACTGTACTGCTCTGGCGGCCGGATATCATCTGGCGACCGGAAAAGTTCCGGTTGTCTATATGCAGAATTCCGGTGAGGGTAATATCATCAATCCGGTGGCTAGTTTGCTGAATGACAAGGTATACGCCATTCCGGTGGTTTTCATTGTGGGATGGCGCGGCGAACCGGGAATTCATGATGAACCGCAGCATATTTATCAGGGCGAAGTAACGATCAAGCTCCTGGAGGATATGGATATTGCTACCTTCATCATTGGGAAGGATACCACGGATGAAGAAGTGGAGGAGGCAATGGAAAGCTTCAGGGCCGTTCTGGCAACCGGCAAGGATGTTGCTTTTGTAATTCGGAAGGGTGCTCTGACGAATGCACCTAAAGTGGAATACAAAAACAACAATACCATGGTGCGAGAGAAGATTATCCAGCATATTGTTAAGGCGAGCGGAGAAGATCCGATTGTCAGCACTACGGGCAAAGCCAGCCGGGAATTGTTTGAAACGAGAGTAGCGAACGGACAGAGCCATAAATATGATTTCCTGACGGTTGGTTCCATGGGCCATAGTTCCTCTATTGCATTGGGAGTAGCTATCAACAAGCCGGAACAAAAGATCTGGTGTGTGGACGGTGACGGCGCTGTACTGATGCATATGGGTGCTATGGCAGTCATGGGGGTAAACAAACCGAAGAATCTTGTGCATGTGGTCATCAATAATGGTGCCCATGAAACTGTCGGAGGAATGCCCACAGTGGCAGGCAGTGTTGACCTGGTGGGTATTGCGAAGGCTTGCGGTTATCCGTATGCTGTAAGGGTGGATAGTTTTGAAAAGCTTGATAAAGAACTGCAAGCAGCAAAAGAACGCAATGAACTAAGCATGATTGAAGTAGCCTGCTCTATCGGGGCAAGAGAGGATCTGGGAAGGCCGACAACAACAGCACGGGAAAATAAGCAGAACTTTATGACTTATTTATCCACTTTGTAA
- a CDS encoding saccharopine dehydrogenase NADP-binding domain-containing protein, producing MKALQTRLAMVERNIKNQAITVMIIGLGSVGTYLLDYLVGSNDEAIRVVVVGRNRDKMEQNVNIVRVAALIRGRNKTRVDIQDGVDLEDIASIQAAIEKQKPDFIVNSSRAYPGLKYGSISWTNVRAYGIWTPLSIRFTKNVMEACNKADSDAVVINTSYSDAVIPWLKSAGKAYPDFGSGNLNHLIPRIKFAAAQMLDVKDFWNIDVAFAAGHFHDVCISKEGQTEGVELPLKIYYHGEEKTLDQQQIYSRCKIPMPVDAQRNMMNASSNYRIIDAIISAIRTGKEERIFSPGVFGEIGGYPVLIGCRDGKTDAWIDESVFTFEEMNRANRASMFLDGVEDVRDGTLFYTDQLIAKANKAFGVELPKKVAFEEIEDVASFIIDRIIKPQLGK from the coding sequence ATGAAGGCATTGCAGACAAGACTGGCAATGGTTGAGAGAAACATCAAAAACCAGGCTATAACCGTGATGATTATTGGACTGGGAAGCGTTGGTACATATTTGCTGGATTATCTTGTGGGAAGCAATGATGAAGCTATCAGAGTAGTTGTTGTTGGACGGAACCGTGACAAAATGGAGCAGAACGTGAATATAGTTCGGGTTGCTGCTCTGATTCGTGGTCGGAACAAAACAAGAGTTGATATTCAGGATGGTGTGGATCTTGAGGATATTGCTTCTATTCAGGCAGCCATAGAAAAGCAAAAGCCGGATTTTATTGTGAATTCAAGCCGAGCTTATCCGGGATTGAAATACGGAAGTATCAGCTGGACCAATGTACGTGCTTACGGAATCTGGACGCCTCTTTCTATCCGCTTTACGAAAAATGTTATGGAAGCCTGCAATAAAGCAGACTCTGATGCTGTTGTAATCAATACATCATATTCTGATGCTGTTATTCCATGGTTGAAAAGCGCGGGTAAAGCATATCCGGACTTTGGTTCCGGGAATCTGAATCATCTGATCCCTCGTATTAAATTTGCCGCAGCCCAAATGCTTGATGTGAAGGACTTCTGGAATATAGATGTTGCTTTTGCTGCAGGTCATTTCCATGATGTATGTATCAGCAAAGAAGGACAGACGGAGGGAGTGGAGCTGCCGCTGAAGATTTATTATCACGGAGAAGAAAAGACATTGGATCAGCAGCAGATCTACAGCCGCTGTAAAATTCCGATGCCTGTAGATGCACAGCGGAACATGATGAACGCCTCGAGTAATTACCGGATTATTGATGCAATCATATCAGCCATCCGTACCGGAAAAGAAGAGAGAATTTTTTCTCCTGGTGTCTTTGGTGAAATCGGTGGTTATCCTGTATTGATTGGTTGCCGGGATGGAAAGACAGATGCCTGGATAGATGAATCTGTCTTCACATTTGAGGAAATGAACAGAGCAAACAGAGCATCCATGTTTTTGGATGGCGTGGAAGATGTCAGGGATGGAACACTTTTTTACACAGACCAATTGATTGCTAAAGCCAACAAGGCTTTCGGAGTGGAACTTCCCAAAAAAGTTGCGTTTGAGGAAATTGAGGATGTTGCCAGCTTTATTATTGATAGGATTATAAAACCACAGCTGGGGAAATAA
- a CDS encoding NAD(P)-dependent oxidoreductase has product MKLYVISGVTGMTGNELVRQILVDGSKDKVIGFDNFYASSIETVSDHIDDERFIFFEYDLNNKQQMAEIEKIVKAQKSQYDEVIYINCAAVVHTEHFYHVYETFETNVEGMNAFLQQAIRVGAHKFINCSTSEVYSMNSWNEDGGVKENDYLTMAVAEHSQRTSYATGKLLTEFFIKDAVDTGKILGCSIRFANVYSRNERFPKHIIPFIINSFKNEGKVVLLENSRKNRRTFLNNYDSCSAVLALAGTNSALDGTVYNVATDEEISIIDLARLCAKKMGIENPKIEFSGYRESDPERRLLSTRKIRERTGWKPQVDLEKGLNECIENYLAEN; this is encoded by the coding sequence ATGAAACTGTATGTAATTAGTGGTGTAACAGGGATGACAGGTAATGAACTTGTGCGTCAGATTCTGGTGGATGGATCCAAGGATAAGGTGATCGGTTTTGATAATTTCTATGCATCCTCAATTGAGACGGTCAGTGACCATATTGATGACGAGCGGTTTATATTTTTTGAATATGATCTGAACAATAAACAGCAGATGGCGGAGATTGAAAAGATTGTAAAAGCACAGAAGAGCCAATATGATGAAGTAATTTATATCAATTGTGCTGCTGTTGTTCATACTGAACATTTCTATCATGTTTATGAAACCTTTGAGACCAACGTTGAAGGAATGAACGCATTTCTTCAGCAGGCCATCCGAGTCGGAGCACATAAATTTATCAACTGTTCGACTTCGGAGGTTTATTCCATGAATTCCTGGAATGAAGACGGCGGTGTGAAAGAAAACGATTATCTTACCATGGCAGTTGCAGAACATAGCCAGAGGACCAGTTATGCTACAGGTAAACTGTTGACAGAGTTTTTCATCAAAGATGCGGTGGATACCGGAAAGATTCTGGGCTGCTCTATCCGCTTTGCAAATGTTTATAGCCGGAATGAAAGATTTCCCAAACATATTATTCCTTTCATTATTAACAGCTTTAAAAATGAAGGGAAAGTAGTTCTGCTTGAAAACAGCAGAAAGAACCGCAGGACTTTTCTAAATAATTATGATAGCTGTAGTGCCGTCCTTGCTCTGGCAGGAACGAACAGTGCATTGGACGGGACAGTTTATAATGTGGCTACGGATGAGGAGATTTCCATTATTGATCTGGCACGGCTGTGTGCAAAGAAGATGGGAATAGAAAATCCGAAGATTGAATTCAGCGGTTATCGGGAATCTGATCCGGAAAGAAGGTTGCTGTCTACCAGGAAGATTCGTGAGAGAACGGGCTGGAAACCTCAGGTTGATCTGGAGAAGGGTCTGAATGAATGCATTGAAAACTATCTGGCGGAGAACTGA
- a CDS encoding LicD family protein: protein MLTDFSRIYVDKENDAPLSQEEFRRLQLVELCILKEFDRVCRENKINYTISCGTLLGAVRHKGFIPWDDDADISMLREDYEKFRKVANQMDPDICFFQDHDTDPGYLWGYGKIRKTGTCHIRSGQEHINCKNGVYIDIFPLDGIPRSTVGQIMQDIHCFFVRKMLWARVGRETAKGLLKIWYKCVSHIPVEKIYQHLNKMIKKYNEKNPERVRLLMYPSFGKLYVKNTLKTRFGMPRKWYTDLIDYPFEDTVLRGMRDYDAAMKYMYDDYMTPPPEEKRIPKVSFSKIRF, encoded by the coding sequence ATGTTGACTGATTTTAGCAGAATCTATGTGGATAAGGAAAATGATGCGCCTTTATCCCAGGAGGAATTTAGAAGGCTGCAGCTGGTTGAATTATGTATCCTGAAAGAATTTGATCGGGTATGCCGGGAAAACAAAATAAATTATACCATCAGTTGCGGCACACTTCTGGGAGCTGTCAGACATAAGGGTTTCATTCCGTGGGATGATGATGCAGATATTTCAATGCTGCGGGAAGACTATGAGAAGTTCCGTAAAGTAGCGAATCAAATGGATCCGGATATTTGTTTTTTTCAGGATCATGATACGGATCCGGGATATCTTTGGGGTTATGGGAAAATCCGTAAAACAGGGACATGTCATATCCGTTCAGGGCAGGAACATATTAATTGCAAAAACGGAGTATATATTGATATATTTCCGCTGGATGGAATTCCGCGAAGCACGGTTGGACAGATTATGCAGGATATCCATTGTTTTTTTGTTCGTAAAATGCTGTGGGCCCGGGTCGGCAGGGAAACTGCTAAAGGATTGCTGAAAATATGGTATAAATGTGTTTCTCATATTCCCGTAGAAAAAATCTATCAGCATTTAAACAAAATGATCAAAAAGTATAACGAGAAAAACCCGGAAAGGGTAAGACTGCTTATGTATCCGTCATTTGGAAAGCTTTATGTAAAAAACACACTGAAAACCCGTTTTGGAATGCCAAGAAAATGGTATACAGATCTCATTGATTATCCTTTTGAAGATACTGTGCTTCGAGGAATGAGAGATTATGATGCTGCCATGAAATACATGTATGATGACTATATGACACCACCGCCGGAGGAAAAACGTATTCCCAAAGTATCATTTTCAAAAATCCGTTTTTAA
- a CDS encoding metallophosphoesterase family protein produces the protein MSRIAILSDIHGNLFALERVVQDMDSRCVDQVILLGDLIDYGMQSNEVVAYILNHFHYPLICNIWGNHEKAILTSDFNGFSSQRGVDCAKHTASLLTPETTDYLNRELIHDGFCEFILDNKKALAIHGSLDNPYWKAIMPGNLRGDYRAYDIVLSGHSHYPHVLTEFYDNEDPVHRNKHAVIFINPGSVGQPRNHNPAAQYAILDTDTFSVSLIAVKYDVVSAMALYDDSVDSFYRTRLETGV, from the coding sequence ATGAGCAGAATAGCAATCCTGTCAGATATACACGGCAATCTTTTCGCACTGGAGAGGGTCGTACAAGATATGGACTCACGCTGTGTTGATCAGGTGATTCTTTTGGGGGATCTGATTGACTATGGCATGCAGTCAAATGAAGTGGTTGCCTATATTTTGAACCATTTTCACTATCCTCTTATATGCAACATCTGGGGAAATCATGAAAAAGCCATTTTGACTTCAGATTTCAATGGTTTTTCCAGCCAACGCGGGGTGGACTGTGCTAAACATACTGCCTCTTTGCTTACCCCGGAAACGACTGATTATTTGAACCGGGAACTGATTCATGATGGTTTCTGTGAATTCATTCTGGACAATAAAAAAGCTCTGGCGATTCATGGATCGCTTGATAATCCCTACTGGAAAGCGATTATGCCCGGTAATCTGCGCGGGGATTACAGGGCATATGACATTGTGCTGTCCGGCCATTCTCATTATCCCCATGTATTAACAGAGTTCTATGACAACGAGGACCCGGTACACAGGAACAAGCATGCGGTTATATTTATCAATCCGGGGTCGGTAGGACAGCCGAGAAATCACAATCCCGCTGCACAATATGCCATTCTGGATACCGATACTTTTTCTGTCAGTCTTATAGCAGTAAAATATGATGTTGTATCAGCAATGGCACTGTATGATGATAGTGTTGATTCGTTTTACAGGACAAGACTTGAAACTGGAGTATAA
- a CDS encoding LicD family protein has product MKKGTGVITGEDFRRMQLLELDMLVEMDRICRKHNIRYTITSGTLLGAVRHKGYIPWDDDADVAMLREEYEKFRRVSHELNPEICFFQDHDTEKEYIWGYGKLRRTGTTYIRPGQEKQKFRTGVYVDIMPCDDIPKSVPGQMIMDFYCFCLRKILWSNIGKDDTKNPILERIMYKMLSRINPEFVFKRIGKMAARSSNKSPNLVRVLMLPSGGKERKLYSGKNSVSTRYGSPKEWYLDVIEMDFEGHKLYGTKDYDQYLISRYGDYMALPPEEKRIGKAPASIWEF; this is encoded by the coding sequence ATGAAAAAAGGCACAGGGGTTATAACCGGTGAAGATTTCCGCAGAATGCAGCTGCTGGAATTGGATATGTTGGTTGAGATGGACAGAATCTGTCGGAAACATAATATCCGATATACTATAACAAGCGGAACACTTCTGGGTGCTGTCAGACATAAGGGATATATACCCTGGGATGACGATGCAGATGTAGCAATGCTACGAGAAGAGTATGAAAAGTTCAGGAGAGTATCCCATGAATTGAACCCTGAAATATGTTTTTTTCAGGATCATGATACTGAAAAAGAATACATATGGGGATACGGAAAACTTCGAAGGACAGGAACGACATATATCCGGCCCGGCCAGGAAAAACAGAAGTTCAGAACTGGGGTTTATGTGGATATTATGCCCTGTGATGATATCCCCAAGTCGGTTCCCGGTCAGATGATTATGGATTTTTATTGCTTTTGTCTCAGAAAGATTCTCTGGTCCAACATCGGGAAAGATGATACGAAAAATCCAATCCTTGAGAGGATAATGTATAAAATGCTGTCAAGGATTAATCCGGAATTCGTGTTTAAACGTATTGGTAAAATGGCTGCGAGAAGTTCAAATAAAAGTCCAAATCTTGTTCGGGTACTGATGTTGCCATCAGGTGGAAAAGAACGGAAGTTATATTCCGGGAAAAATAGTGTGTCTACCCGATATGGCAGTCCCAAAGAATGGTACCTGGATGTGATAGAAATGGACTTTGAAGGGCATAAACTGTATGGAACGAAAGACTATGATCAATACCTGATATCACGTTATGGAGATTACATGGCTCTTCCTCCGGAGGAGAAACGGATTGGAAAAGCCCCTGCATCAATCTGGGAGTTTTAA
- the aepX gene encoding phosphoenolpyruvate mutase, with translation MVYTCFCTDIIHEGHLNIINECKKLGGKLVVGVLCDSEMVRYNRFPTISQQERVELVKSIAGVDEVVVQNHIFYDEIFENLHPDYIVHGNNWSSDSMQTIKKNIESLIEKHGGKLVEVPYTRNPDIQKIDRQMHEKLSMPEFRRGRLKKLINIVPIVKTCEVHSGLTGLLVEKTVVSNGEAIDQFDAMWVSSLCDSTEKGKPDIELVDMTSRFRTIEDVMEVTTKPIIFDGDTGGLTEHFVYTVRSLERMGVSAVIIEDKTGLKKNSLFGTEVEQTQASIEEFSAKIAAGKNAQLSDDFMIIARIESLILEKGMEDALARARAFVKAGADGIMIHSRRKEPDEILEFCDRFRAENKKTPIVVVPSSFNVITEEELAKHGVNICIYANQLLRAAFPAMENAARSILTHHRAKEIDSELMPIKQIITLIDEL, from the coding sequence ATGGTTTACACATGTTTCTGCACAGACATTATTCACGAAGGACACCTGAACATCATAAACGAATGCAAAAAACTTGGGGGAAAGCTTGTAGTCGGAGTCTTATGCGATTCAGAAATGGTGCGATACAACAGATTTCCAACAATATCTCAGCAAGAGAGAGTTGAACTTGTAAAATCGATTGCCGGTGTTGACGAAGTTGTTGTGCAAAACCATATTTTTTACGATGAAATCTTCGAAAACTTACATCCTGATTATATTGTTCATGGCAATAACTGGTCATCTGATTCTATGCAGACAATCAAAAAGAATATAGAAAGTCTCATAGAGAAGCACGGTGGTAAACTTGTTGAGGTTCCTTATACAAGAAATCCTGACATCCAGAAGATTGACAGACAAATGCATGAGAAACTCTCTATGCCTGAATTCCGGAGGGGAAGGCTCAAGAAGCTTATTAATATAGTCCCTATTGTGAAAACTTGTGAGGTTCATAGCGGGCTGACTGGTCTGCTGGTTGAGAAAACAGTGGTCAGTAATGGGGAAGCAATAGATCAGTTTGATGCTATGTGGGTCAGCTCTCTTTGTGACAGCACAGAAAAAGGAAAGCCCGACATAGAACTCGTTGATATGACCAGCCGTTTTCGTACAATTGAAGATGTAATGGAAGTAACAACAAAGCCGATCATTTTCGATGGTGATACTGGGGGCCTGACGGAGCATTTTGTTTATACTGTTCGCAGTCTGGAGCGGATGGGCGTCAGCGCTGTAATTATCGAAGATAAAACAGGATTGAAAAAGAACAGCCTGTTTGGAACAGAGGTTGAACAAACTCAAGCCAGTATTGAAGAATTCAGTGCTAAAATTGCGGCCGGGAAAAATGCACAGTTATCTGATGACTTTATGATTATTGCGAGGATCGAGAGCCTGATTCTCGAAAAGGGTATGGAAGATGCATTGGCGAGAGCCAGGGCATTTGTTAAAGCCGGAGCAGATGGTATTATGATTCACAGCCGCCGTAAAGAACCCGATGAGATTCTGGAATTCTGCGACAGGTTCCGCGCAGAAAATAAGAAAACACCCATTGTAGTAGTTCCAAGTTCATTTAATGTAATTACAGAAGAAGAATTGGCAAAGCATGGAGTGAATATTTGTATTTATGCCAATCAACTTCTCAGGGCTGCCTTCCCGGCTATGGAGAATGCGGCCAGAAGTATCCTTACTCATCATAGGGCTAAAGAAATCGACAGTGAATTAATGCCGATCAAGCAGATTATTACATTAATCGATGAACTGTAA
- a CDS encoding LicD family protein gives MSQLPIKIHLPDGFLDEEIRNGYTISHEMKEIWAVELDLLVEFDRVCKENGLKYFASCGTKLGAVRHHGFIPWDDDVDVMMLRDEYDKLCKIAPQLFAYPYFFQTEETDKGSARGHAQLRNSKTTAILKSEASMGFKYNQGIFLDIFPLDNIPDDKKLFEEQREKGNKIHRKLLMHLNKYHPENPTLRDRLIVLRNQALYYINRNGYQKYYYEFENICKQYNDSETEYVAMLTLGFNDRAYRLRKDFEESIDMDFEFIKIPVPKNYEDALTRVYGDWRKIVVGENDHGEVIFSATEPYTEYFKGKHSR, from the coding sequence ATGAGCCAATTACCAATAAAAATACACCTTCCGGACGGTTTCCTTGACGAAGAAATAAGAAATGGATACACAATCAGTCATGAAATGAAAGAAATATGGGCTGTTGAATTGGATTTGCTGGTGGAATTTGATAGAGTCTGTAAAGAAAACGGATTAAAATACTTTGCCAGTTGCGGAACAAAACTGGGAGCGGTAAGACATCATGGCTTTATACCGTGGGATGATGATGTCGACGTAATGATGCTGCGTGATGAATACGATAAACTATGTAAGATTGCGCCACAGTTATTTGCCTATCCTTATTTTTTCCAGACGGAAGAGACGGACAAAGGCAGTGCGCGGGGACACGCACAGCTTCGCAACAGTAAAACTACAGCCATATTAAAAAGTGAAGCCAGCATGGGCTTTAAATATAATCAAGGAATATTCCTGGATATTTTCCCGCTGGACAATATTCCTGACGACAAAAAACTGTTCGAGGAACAAAGAGAAAAAGGCAATAAAATACATCGAAAACTACTCATGCATTTAAATAAATATCATCCGGAAAATCCTACGTTACGGGACAGGCTGATAGTTTTACGGAATCAAGCTCTGTATTATATTAATAGAAATGGATACCAGAAATACTATTATGAGTTTGAAAACATATGTAAGCAATATAATGACTCAGAAACAGAATATGTAGCGATGTTAACTTTGGGTTTTAATGACCGCGCATACAGGTTAAGAAAGGATTTTGAGGAATCCATTGATATGGATTTTGAGTTCATAAAAATACCGGTACCTAAAAACTATGAAGATGCTTTAACCAGGGTTTATGGTGATTGGAGAAAGATTGTTGTTGGTGAAAATGACCACGGTGAAGTTATTTTTTCTGCAACTGAACCATATACAGAGTATTTTAAGGGAAAGCATTCCCGATAA
- a CDS encoding oligosaccharide flippase family protein codes for MNKTNRMYYEKTERRTEMPQKSGLKKNLFLSTFYQVLKMVLPLITAPYAARVLGVDGTGIYSYTHAYVTYFMLFGALGMVSYGGREIARHRNNKDERSQIFWEIAILTFITTTISLLAWGIWILFNREYRIYYIILTFYLVGTMFDISWLYGGMEEFKYTVTQNSLFKILGTISIFVFVKKAEDLWIYILIMSLTACLANISMWIYLPKFVNKVPLKGIRLKKHLKETFIYFIPTIAISVYTILDKTLIGLITQDTSENGNYEQATKIVNMAKSVCFAGVNAVLHSRISYLFTEKKYEEIKQRIAASMDYILFIGIGICFGIIGVAQRFVPLYFGPGYEATILLLQLMSPLIIIVGISNCLGDQYYNPAGLRAQSAKYIITGSVINLILNLIFIPRLKSTGAVIATLIAETVISVLYFSNCSGYYRLNVFIRQISRKLFAGIVMMIVVLLLGSAIDNAFVSVIVQILTGGIVYCVSLLLMKDSFMTDVVILNLKKLIKK; via the coding sequence GTGAATAAAACGAACAGAATGTACTATGAAAAAACGGAAAGAAGAACAGAAATGCCACAGAAATCTGGACTAAAGAAAAATTTGTTTTTAAGCACATTTTATCAAGTGCTAAAGATGGTTCTGCCATTGATAACAGCTCCTTATGCGGCTCGTGTTCTTGGAGTGGATGGAACCGGAATATATAGTTATACACACGCTTATGTAACGTACTTTATGCTGTTTGGAGCATTGGGCATGGTGTCATATGGCGGAAGAGAAATTGCCAGGCATCGAAATAATAAAGATGAGCGGAGTCAGATATTCTGGGAAATTGCCATATTGACATTTATCACAACGACAATTTCTCTTTTGGCGTGGGGAATATGGATTCTGTTTAACAGAGAATACAGGATATACTACATTATTCTTACATTTTATCTTGTGGGGACCATGTTTGATATTTCATGGCTCTATGGTGGAATGGAAGAGTTTAAGTATACGGTCACGCAGAATAGTCTTTTCAAAATTCTCGGTACAATATCAATCTTTGTTTTTGTTAAAAAAGCGGAAGATCTCTGGATCTATATACTGATCATGTCTTTAACCGCATGTCTGGCAAATATATCAATGTGGATATATTTGCCAAAGTTTGTGAATAAGGTGCCTCTAAAGGGAATACGGCTGAAAAAGCATCTAAAGGAAACTTTTATATATTTCATACCTACAATTGCCATATCGGTTTACACCATTCTCGATAAAACACTCATAGGATTGATTACACAAGACACAAGCGAAAACGGAAACTATGAGCAAGCGACAAAGATTGTTAATATGGCTAAATCGGTATGCTTTGCAGGTGTAAACGCAGTATTGCATTCCAGAATCTCTTATCTTTTTACAGAGAAAAAATATGAAGAGATTAAACAAAGAATAGCTGCGTCCATGGATTATATTCTTTTTATTGGAATAGGCATTTGTTTTGGAATTATCGGTGTAGCTCAGAGATTTGTACCGCTCTACTTTGGTCCTGGCTATGAAGCAACCATACTATTGCTCCAATTAATGTCCCCATTAATCATAATCGTTGGGATTAGCAATTGCTTGGGAGATCAATACTATAATCCGGCGGGATTAAGGGCGCAAAGTGCAAAATATATTATTACCGGGTCTGTTATAAACTTAATACTAAATCTTATTTTTATACCAAGATTAAAAAGTACAGGAGCCGTAATAGCAACACTTATAGCTGAAACGGTTATCTCTGTTTTATATTTTAGCAATTGCAGTGGATATTATCGTCTAAATGTATTTATAAGACAGATATCACGAAAACTGTTTGCTGGTATAGTAATGATGATTGTAGTATTATTATTGGGAAGTGCGATTGATAATGCTTTTGTATCTGTAATAGTTCAAATACTTACAGGAGGTATTGTTTACTGCGTAAGTCTTCTTTTAATGAAAGATTCGTTCATGACTGATGTAGTTATATTGAATCTGAAAAAACTGATCAAAAAGTAA
- a CDS encoding acyltransferase family protein: protein MHLASKNTGRLDYIDMARGLGMLSIIIGHMGSSVVSDIVFTYHVPLFFLISGFFYKDKIETVKKYACRLLKPYFITWILLIVLCTIKAGVKAIANSEEVGGVITYSIKYWLVAGLYGGGSTYANSFWGYNDIPIIGATWFFIALLWAIILLFLIEKLDIKTWSKTLLRVIKTCIVGIIFFVGWFSAKYSWWPLSIQAGCTGLGFLYIGYMYRLWKLDHKREEEYNKSKWSQWTIAIIAILLWLQSIVRAVNVEDDTSMSLVRNWFSNPILDIVGAVSVSWLIMQGMTTIDENCKKSAALRLIKRTLVFFGVYSDIILCIHLIDMNILPWDKIYSYVPYYTIAFILIFIFKLSLYYGVTKIIKRRKCIFHKFYLG from the coding sequence ATGCATTTGGCGAGTAAAAATACAGGTCGACTTGATTATATTGATATGGCTCGTGGATTAGGTATGCTTTCTATTATTATTGGTCATATGGGAAGTTCAGTAGTTTCTGATATTGTATTTACCTATCATGTGCCATTGTTCTTTTTGATAAGTGGTTTTTTCTATAAAGATAAAATAGAAACAGTAAAAAAATATGCCTGTAGACTTTTGAAACCTTATTTTATTACCTGGATTTTACTTATTGTATTATGCACAATAAAAGCTGGAGTAAAAGCCATAGCGAACTCGGAAGAAGTAGGGGGTGTAATTACCTATAGCATAAAGTATTGGCTAGTCGCAGGACTTTATGGCGGAGGAAGTACATACGCTAACAGTTTTTGGGGATATAACGATATTCCTATTATAGGTGCAACTTGGTTTTTTATCGCATTATTATGGGCGATAATCCTACTGTTTTTAATAGAGAAACTAGATATAAAAACATGGAGTAAAACGCTGTTAAGAGTAATTAAAACATGTATAGTTGGTATTATTTTTTTTGTTGGCTGGTTTTCTGCAAAGTACTCGTGGTGGCCGTTATCAATTCAAGCAGGTTGTACAGGACTTGGCTTTCTTTACATTGGATACATGTATCGTTTGTGGAAATTAGATCATAAGAGAGAAGAGGAATATAATAAGTCCAAGTGGTCACAATGGACAATTGCTATAATAGCTATATTATTGTGGTTGCAATCTATTGTTAGAGCAGTAAATGTTGAAGATGACACTTCAATGTCACTTGTGCGGAACTGGTTTTCGAATCCTATATTGGACATTGTCGGTGCAGTTTCTGTATCATGGCTAATTATGCAGGGAATGACAACAATAGACGAAAATTGCAAAAAAAGCGCCGCGCTACGTTTGATAAAGCGCACGCTGGTGTTTTTTGGTGTTTATAGTGATATTATTCTTTGCATACATCTAATTGATATGAATATTTTGCCTTGGGATAAGATTTATAGTTATGTTCCATATTATACTATTGCATTTATATTGATATTCATTTTCAAACTAAGTCTCTATTATGGAGTAACAAAAATCATAAAAAGAAGGAAATGTATTTTTCATAAATTCTATTTAGGGTAA